CGACCAGAACCAGATCGTTTCCGACAATGCGCCACTCATAACCGGGATAATAAGGCAACTGACCAAGCATGGATGCCGGTACTGCTTTTTTCGCAATTCCCGGAGGCAAAGGTTTGCCACGGGCAAGATTTTTCGCAATCCCCGGCGGGAGAGACTGATAGCCGGTCAGGCCGTAGTTGACTGCAAGAGACCGGGCGCGCGAGACACTGATATCTGACTCAACATGGTCCGGCTTTCCATAGTTTTTACGGTTAACCTGCTCATCAGAGGAAGGGTTATTACCTTTATTAGCATGGTTACCGCTATTGCCATTACCGCCGTTTCCATTTCCATTTCCGTTTCCGTTTCCGTTTCCGTTTCCAGGATTTGCGAACACAGGCGCGGAAAATAGGGCCAACGAAATCACCGCCGCAAATGCAGCCTTAAGAGTGCGACGTTTAAACATGATCTTTATACCTCAAAAGTGAGCACACATTATTAGAATAAATAATGTTTATTACCTCAACCATATAGCGGATGCTTATTTTTAATTAGGCTGATATATAACCATAAAAAAACGGGAACCATCCGGCTCCCGTTCTTGTTTAAACCGCGAGGCGGATTACATGTTCGCGATAATCGCGTCGCCAAACTCTGAGCATTTCAGCAGCTTAGCGCCTTCCATCAGACGTTCGAAATCGTAGGTCACGGTTTTGGCGTTAATCGCGCCGCTCATGCCTTTGACGATCAGGTCAGCCGCTTCAACCCAGCCCATGTGGCGCTATGTTGGTTAATAAGATCATTGTTATTGTATAGATAAAATTAACAAATAACCGATCTTTGCTTTTGATACATTGAATTTGTGCTGACTGATAACCCGTGATTGTTAAAAGTTGTTTTTGGGGTTTGATAGCCACTTTTTGGCACAACATAGCCTGTCGCTTATGCGTCGGGTTTGACCAACATGCGCTTATAAACCAGTGCATAAACCTGCGATAACACGACTTATCGTAAGTAGCTGTTCGCTTCGTGGGAGTCCGTTTAACCCATTTTCATGGGCTCTGGCGCGAGGACTCAAATTCTTCCGAGCCGACCAAACGTCCCCATAACACTTACCAGGAAATAGCCGAACCAGGTACTGATGCTGTTTGCGTGTATGTGGATCCCCCGTATCCATACCCACTGGTCTTGGTAGGCGACTTTTGGCGTCATTACTGTAAATTTCGAATTTATATACTTCTTTATCCGACCGGGCAGGAGTTTGCCAGCGACCAGACTGCGGCCTCCGTCCCGCAGAGCAATTATTTCTCTTCTGGAGAACAATGCATACCCGTAAATGGAATGGCGTGAACCGGGAGCCGATATCAT
This genomic interval from Kosakonia sacchari SP1 contains the following:
- a CDS encoding anti-virulence regulator CigR family protein, which encodes MFKRRTLKAAFAAVISLALFSAPVFANPGNGNGNGNGNGNGNGGNGNSGNHANKGNNPSSDEQVNRKNYGKPDHVESDISVSRARSLAVNYGLTGYQSLPPGIAKNLARGKPLPPGIAKKAVPASMLGQLPYYPGYEWRIVGNDLVLVALSTAIVTAIINGVFD